Proteins from one Legionella taurinensis genomic window:
- a CDS encoding GGDEF domain-containing protein, with the protein MKTIKKFTIYSGHGMKKILSKFLLFKHQFDQNEQNIRHQSIFLNNVFSFAGIVAFGMGFLRWQHSVLMGMIDFGFSIVCFSVLYYYRRHREQIEFISTLALVLTFIIFYSIYLLAPYNTSRLSLFLLLSASAYFLKGRRIGFRWILFIMVAIVLGRMVPFFDTAYSWFDILFICINLIGLFFIFDNYELIKEEQTERLESLNHRLEEKVRERTKELHRVNQILAESEKRFRSAFDYAAIGMALVSLEGRWLKVNKSLCQITGYTKEELLQLDFQRITYPDDLQTDLSHVRQLLNGTIKYYQMEKRYIRKNGDIVWILLSGSLVRDAHGAPLYFIAQIQNIDAQKRAEHELVRMAYHDALTGLANRKQLEQSFQLFMAYAKRHKRSIALLFMDLDDFKKINDTFGHDAGDLLLIEIASRLTASVRSSDVVGRQGGDEFLIILSEISNQEEVCTVINHVFHAIQQPVFIKEQAIFISLSMGVSLYPQDGSDLDTLIQHADAALYQVKSKGKNNFEFYKPSH; encoded by the coding sequence ATGAAAACGATAAAGAAATTTACTATTTATTCAGGCCATGGAATGAAAAAAATTTTAAGCAAATTTTTATTATTCAAGCATCAATTCGATCAGAATGAGCAAAATATAAGACATCAGTCTATTTTTCTTAATAATGTTTTCTCCTTTGCCGGTATTGTAGCGTTTGGGATGGGTTTTTTACGTTGGCAACATAGTGTACTCATGGGGATGATTGATTTTGGATTTTCAATTGTTTGTTTTAGTGTGCTTTACTATTATCGCCGTCATAGAGAGCAAATAGAGTTCATAAGTACCCTGGCCTTGGTTCTGACGTTCATCATTTTTTATTCAATTTATCTATTAGCACCCTACAATACATCCCGATTATCTCTTTTTCTGCTCTTATCTGCCTCAGCGTATTTTTTAAAAGGCCGAAGAATAGGCTTTCGATGGATACTCTTTATTATGGTTGCAATCGTCTTAGGGCGCATGGTTCCATTTTTTGATACCGCCTATTCATGGTTTGATATCCTGTTTATTTGTATCAATCTAATCGGATTGTTTTTTATCTTTGATAATTATGAACTCATAAAAGAAGAGCAAACCGAGCGATTAGAATCTCTAAATCATCGGCTTGAGGAAAAAGTACGTGAACGAACAAAAGAGTTGCATCGGGTCAATCAAATTTTAGCAGAAAGTGAGAAACGATTTCGTTCGGCCTTTGATTATGCAGCAATCGGTATGGCTTTAGTTTCCTTGGAAGGACGCTGGCTTAAGGTTAATAAATCGCTGTGCCAAATAACAGGCTATACAAAAGAAGAGCTGTTACAACTCGATTTTCAGCGGATAACCTATCCTGACGATTTGCAAACCGATTTAAGCCATGTACGCCAATTGTTGAATGGCACAATCAAATATTACCAGATGGAAAAACGTTATATTCGTAAAAATGGAGACATAGTTTGGATTTTATTAAGTGGTTCATTAGTTAGGGATGCACATGGTGCTCCCCTGTATTTTATTGCTCAAATTCAAAACATTGATGCTCAAAAAAGGGCCGAACACGAGCTGGTTAGGATGGCCTACCATGATGCATTGACAGGACTGGCAAACCGCAAGCAATTGGAACAATCATTTCAATTATTTATGGCGTATGCAAAGCGCCATAAACGTAGCATCGCCTTGTTGTTTATGGATCTGGATGACTTTAAAAAGATTAATGATACGTTTGGTCATGATGCGGGCGATTTGTTATTAATAGAGATCGCATCTCGTCTAACAGCATCCGTGCGCTCTTCAGATGTCGTGGGGCGACAAGGTGGGGACGAATTTTTAATCATCCTGTCAGAGATTAGTAATCAAGAAGAAGTGTGTACCGTGATTAATCACGTGTTTCATGCTATTCAACAGCCTGTCTTTATAAAAGAACAGGCTATCTTTATCTCGTTGAGTATGGGAGTTAGCCTTTATCCTCAAGACGGCTCTGATTTGGATACGTTGATTCAACATGCGGATGCTGCTTTATATCAAGTGAAATCTAAAGGAAAAAATAATTTTGAGTTCTATAAGCCCTCCCATTGA
- a CDS encoding DesA family fatty acid desaturase yields MIFGILNMTVWGYILATFVLTQITIASVTLYLHRYQTHRALTMHPIVSHFFRFWIWLTTGMVTRVWVAIHRKHHAMTDVEGDPHSPQLFSIKKVFWQVPELYREAAKDKDMIEKYSHGTPNDWIERNLYSRYSNKGLLLMFFIDLLLFGLPGITIWAIQMSWIPLSAGVVNGVGHYWGYRNFECSDRSTNVFPLGLLIGGEELHNNHHTYASSAKFSVKWWEFDLGWFYIRCLSFLGLAKVKKLPPKLARVDTKEYVDLNTIKAIISNRFQIMSDYYKKVTIPILKNEKRNYTRIKNKKDWYLFKGAKRLLRQETTNANSHLLALLNRFEQLQLVYNYRQSLQQIWLKKVSSQKELIDSLNQWCKKAEESGLDVLHQFSLRIKSYVLRESLLELETGRDF; encoded by the coding sequence ATGATTTTTGGTATTTTAAACATGACAGTTTGGGGGTATATTTTAGCAACTTTTGTTCTAACTCAAATCACCATTGCTTCGGTCACTCTTTACTTGCATCGTTATCAAACCCATCGTGCTCTAACCATGCACCCAATCGTGAGCCATTTTTTCCGATTCTGGATTTGGTTAACAACGGGCATGGTAACAAGAGTATGGGTTGCTATACATCGTAAACACCATGCAATGACCGATGTTGAGGGAGACCCGCATAGCCCACAACTCTTTAGTATTAAAAAGGTCTTTTGGCAGGTTCCTGAATTGTACCGGGAAGCAGCAAAAGATAAAGACATGATTGAAAAGTATTCCCATGGCACTCCAAACGACTGGATTGAGCGCAATCTGTACTCTCGCTATTCCAACAAGGGTTTATTACTTATGTTTTTCATTGACTTGCTGCTGTTTGGTTTGCCTGGAATTACTATTTGGGCAATACAAATGAGTTGGATTCCGCTCTCTGCAGGTGTAGTGAATGGCGTGGGGCATTATTGGGGATATCGCAATTTTGAATGCTCTGATAGATCAACCAATGTATTTCCTTTGGGCTTACTGATAGGGGGGGAAGAACTTCATAACAATCACCATACCTACGCTTCGTCTGCAAAATTTTCGGTGAAATGGTGGGAATTCGATTTAGGCTGGTTTTATATCCGTTGCCTATCCTTTTTAGGGCTTGCCAAGGTAAAAAAACTACCCCCCAAATTGGCAAGAGTCGATACCAAAGAGTATGTTGATTTAAATACCATAAAAGCCATTATCAGTAATCGTTTTCAAATTATGTCGGATTACTACAAAAAGGTTACTATTCCCATCTTGAAAAATGAAAAACGTAACTATACCCGTATTAAAAATAAAAAAGATTGGTATTTATTTAAGGGGGCTAAACGTTTATTACGTCAGGAAACCACAAACGCTAATTCTCATTTGCTAGCCCTACTCAATCGCTTTGAGCAATTACAGCTTGTTTATAATTATCGTCAATCATTGCAGCAAATTTGGTTAAAAAAAGTATCGTCTCAAAAGGAGTTAATTGACTCGTTAAACCAATGGTGCAAAAAAGCGGAAGAATCAGGTCTGGATGTATTGCATCAATTTTCTCTGAGGATAAAAAGCTACGTTTTGCGCGAGAGTTTACTGGAACTGGAAACAGGCAGGGATTTCTAA
- a CDS encoding DUF3309 family protein encodes MLGTILLILLILLLLGSAPRWGYSRSWGYTPMGLIGLILVIYLILVLLGRIPIGF; translated from the coding sequence ATGTTAGGAACAATTTTACTCATTCTGCTCATCCTGTTGCTTTTAGGCAGCGCACCGAGATGGGGATATAGCAGAAGCTGGGGATATACACCGATGGGTCTTATTGGACTTATCCTGGTTATCTATCTGATCCTTGTTCTACTGGGTAGAATACCTATTGGGTTCTAA
- a CDS encoding GNAT family N-acetyltransferase, with the protein MNISTKRLTLRPFTLSDLKLLYHLHSNPTVMKYIPSGIRTMEETWLDLHDDIAHQENHGFSKWAVFLKDTGDFIGRAGWASMDTTGEVEVGFKFFPQYWGNGFATEVLQALLAWGKANIQRPLIAFADPENNASIEVLRKSGMIYLRQDEYEGKTIVVYSLSQF; encoded by the coding sequence ATGAATATATCTACAAAACGACTCACGTTAAGACCATTCACATTAAGTGATTTGAAATTGCTCTACCACCTTCACTCTAATCCAACTGTAATGAAATACATCCCTAGCGGAATAAGAACAATGGAGGAAACATGGCTTGATCTCCATGACGATATTGCCCATCAAGAAAATCATGGTTTTAGCAAATGGGCTGTGTTTTTAAAAGACACCGGTGATTTTATAGGGCGAGCTGGTTGGGCTTCGATGGACACAACGGGTGAGGTTGAAGTCGGTTTTAAATTCTTTCCCCAATATTGGGGAAATGGATTTGCTACTGAAGTATTGCAAGCCTTGCTGGCTTGGGGAAAGGCCAATATCCAACGCCCACTAATAGCATTCGCTGACCCGGAAAATAACGCTTCAATTGAGGTATTAAGAAAATCCGGGATGATTTATTTGAGACAAGATGAATATGAAGGAAAGACGATAGTTGTTTATTCATTGAGCCAATTTTGA
- a CDS encoding zinc ribbon domain-containing protein YjdM has translation MSNLPPCPQCHSTYTYEDGAQCICPECSHEWVHTVEQPDTQSESVIKDAHGNILQDGDTVTVIKDLKVKGSSLTLKVGTKVKNIRLVSGDHDIDCKIEGIGAMKLKSQYVKKS, from the coding sequence ATGTCAAACTTACCCCCATGCCCTCAATGCCACTCAACGTATACTTACGAGGACGGTGCCCAATGCATTTGTCCCGAATGTTCGCATGAATGGGTCCACACTGTGGAACAACCCGACACGCAATCAGAATCAGTTATAAAAGATGCCCATGGCAACATTTTGCAAGACGGTGATACCGTGACGGTCATTAAGGATTTAAAGGTTAAAGGCTCATCCCTTACTCTCAAGGTGGGAACCAAAGTGAAAAACATTCGCCTGGTATCAGGTGATCATGATATCGATTGCAAAATTGAGGGTATCGGCGCGATGAAACTGAAATCACAGTATGTAAAAAAATCATGA
- a CDS encoding alpha/beta fold hydrolase: MENSPCFFSRDGKKQLAYAEFGDPHGYPIIFAHGAPGCHVEGALFDTEAKNYGFRFIVLDRPGMGSSDFNPAQTLLAYPLDVKALADHLGLKRFGVMGWSGGGAPTMACGYAIADLIDFCIVLAGYTPLDTPELLALLPKADQFGYRLLNKPWLFNSMFWLMQWMVQWTPGRYYALIKKAVNESDLALLMDPVTQQRFMLDQIHCFKKGYQGTAMDARLTYQPWNYDIRAMMTRIDIFHGTDDKLVPFAFAERNASLIPNCHLHPLPKQGHLFPFSHQQLIFDQAKACEQLSKARST, encoded by the coding sequence ATGGAAAATTCGCCTTGTTTTTTTTCTCGAGACGGTAAAAAACAGTTGGCTTATGCTGAATTTGGCGATCCCCACGGCTATCCCATCATTTTTGCCCATGGCGCTCCAGGGTGTCATGTCGAAGGGGCGCTTTTCGATACGGAAGCGAAAAATTATGGGTTTCGCTTTATTGTGCTTGATCGACCGGGAATGGGGTCTTCTGATTTTAACCCTGCACAAACCCTGTTGGCTTATCCATTGGATGTCAAGGCCCTGGCAGACCATCTCGGCCTGAAACGCTTTGGGGTCATGGGGTGGTCTGGCGGCGGCGCTCCGACAATGGCCTGCGGATATGCCATTGCGGATTTAATTGATTTCTGTATTGTGCTGGCGGGGTATACACCGCTTGATACGCCTGAACTGCTCGCCTTGCTTCCCAAGGCTGATCAATTCGGTTATCGGTTACTCAACAAACCCTGGCTATTTAACAGTATGTTCTGGCTCATGCAGTGGATGGTTCAATGGACTCCGGGCAGGTATTACGCGCTTATCAAAAAAGCCGTCAACGAGTCGGACCTTGCCCTCTTAATGGATCCTGTCACTCAACAGCGTTTTATGCTGGATCAAATTCATTGCTTTAAAAAAGGCTATCAGGGAACAGCGATGGATGCGCGTTTGACTTATCAGCCATGGAACTACGATATACGGGCCATGATGACCCGGATTGATATTTTTCACGGCACCGATGACAAGCTAGTGCCCTTTGCTTTTGCGGAACGTAACGCATCACTGATACCCAATTGCCATTTACACCCATTGCCAAAACAAGGGCATTTATTTCCTTTCTCGCATCAACAATTGATTTTTGACCAGGCAAAAGCGTGTGAGCAATTATCAAAAGCGAGGTCAACGTAA
- a CDS encoding glycosyl hydrolase family 18 protein, with product MTIFRRPLTALILSLATPVALAWTPYCAVQQQNHQRVIAYLGADSSWGLKDKDLAKLNEQLDKVTLVNYAFARFARDEAGNTVVKLNADDVQTIQQLRQLRPNLPIMIAIGGWGDRDSFRFLENDEQITVFVNSVKKILEHYQLDGIDVDWENELLASENEIAGVTTLLQQLHEALQDDGYCVSNAVPATRAYWRHYPHAREWQAYVNWTTIMAYDHYGTFGPRTELGAALYETHRQEDTTYPYPGTSGNKAVNHYYTQGLAADQLILGLPFYCHSYYVENHQINANTRYPGLHVPVLDANISSQISYDDAYQRYGDQLFNQAIHEGNNGRQAVTFYGLIALENTSKTRFLSCDSPQSVLAKIDYVEGNNPLTDKANETVRLGGVSFWSLQQDLPFSNEKSLLRALTRGFAGRGDS from the coding sequence ATGACTATTTTCCGGCGGCCCCTGACTGCCTTGATACTGAGCCTGGCGACTCCGGTTGCCCTGGCATGGACTCCGTACTGCGCTGTGCAACAACAAAACCACCAGCGGGTCATCGCCTATCTGGGCGCTGATTCATCCTGGGGATTGAAAGACAAGGACCTCGCTAAATTAAACGAGCAATTAGATAAAGTCACCCTGGTGAATTATGCCTTTGCACGTTTTGCCAGAGACGAGGCAGGCAATACAGTGGTTAAGCTCAATGCTGACGACGTTCAAACCATTCAACAATTACGCCAGTTAAGGCCGAATTTACCCATCATGATTGCCATAGGCGGATGGGGTGACCGCGACAGCTTTCGATTTTTAGAGAATGACGAGCAAATCACGGTGTTCGTGAATTCAGTAAAAAAAATACTTGAGCACTATCAACTCGATGGAATCGATGTCGATTGGGAAAACGAGTTATTGGCCAGTGAAAATGAAATCGCGGGGGTAACCACCCTGCTTCAACAGTTACATGAGGCGCTTCAGGATGACGGCTACTGTGTCAGTAATGCCGTACCCGCCACCCGCGCTTATTGGCGCCACTACCCCCATGCGCGGGAATGGCAAGCCTATGTGAACTGGACAACAATAATGGCCTATGATCATTACGGTACATTTGGCCCGCGTACCGAGCTTGGGGCAGCGCTCTATGAGACTCATCGTCAGGAAGACACAACCTACCCCTACCCAGGGACTTCCGGTAATAAGGCGGTCAATCATTATTACACCCAGGGATTGGCGGCCGATCAGCTGATTTTAGGATTGCCTTTTTATTGTCACTCCTATTATGTGGAGAATCATCAAATAAACGCCAATACCCGCTATCCAGGTCTTCATGTGCCTGTCCTGGATGCCAACATCAGCAGCCAGATCAGTTACGATGACGCCTATCAACGGTATGGAGACCAATTGTTTAACCAGGCAATCCATGAGGGTAACAACGGTAGGCAGGCGGTGACTTTTTACGGTTTGATCGCCTTGGAAAATACGTCGAAAACCCGCTTCCTCAGTTGCGACAGCCCCCAATCCGTGCTGGCTAAAATTGATTATGTTGAAGGGAATAATCCGTTGACTGACAAAGCAAACGAAACGGTGCGCCTGGGCGGGGTTTCATTCTGGAGTCTGCAGCAGGACCTGCCTTTTTCCAACGAAAAATCCTTATTGCGTGCGCTGACTCGTGGTTTTGCCGGAAGAGGCGACTCATGA
- a CDS encoding kynureninase/PvdN C-terminal domain-containing protein, with translation MLSSMEIKRLLTSDPKAFEDLLKTEENALSPTFASELDKNDPLNLNKLFDLGPITPFAGHSLGPVFVPAIHAIEAILKLQREQLHSGHFPDTASIGGNWFDCDEDPESILAMQKLLGFNDPCEFVFTQAGLSTNLGNLLDTFYKPTLKDWKTGKTKICHLATEFFSDQAVVHSVIKRQIQTAKNFELFQDNQAPTPDALTLKLAADENGLYSSQAIIDFVKQHAHEIQVLHLSDLVFNTGQRLNLAAILAELKKTIEENHIIVGLDLAHTAGNRSIDLKKLEIVTYAVGCSYKHCSGTAGSPFGIYVNQNTDLNAYPPIQGWKAAESGKVFSCINGFTPAIMATKGAKAFRTSNASPVTLAPIQTYVKTMSAIGWDKLMAKSECLTLYLLALLKKHLGDTIQLITPEQPEERGATIVFRIKGLKNVSLVEEELKKPSSLGQFEVDTRPPNNIRITAHYGYIGFSDIQKMTLRLKEVVAQVLEAEAKVASSLSKVGLFHEVKPTSSSDEVKQPGNSPVNH, from the coding sequence ATGTTATCCAGTATGGAAATAAAGCGATTGTTAACCTCTGACCCGAAAGCGTTTGAAGACCTGCTTAAAACAGAAGAAAACGCCTTAAGCCCAACGTTTGCGTCAGAGCTGGACAAGAACGATCCTCTTAATTTAAACAAGTTATTTGATTTAGGGCCAATCACGCCTTTTGCCGGTCACTCCTTAGGACCGGTATTTGTACCGGCTATCCATGCCATCGAAGCCATTTTAAAATTGCAGCGTGAACAACTTCACTCAGGCCATTTTCCTGACACCGCATCCATTGGGGGTAATTGGTTTGATTGCGATGAAGACCCGGAATCCATTTTAGCCATGCAAAAGCTGTTGGGTTTTAACGATCCCTGCGAGTTTGTCTTTACCCAGGCAGGATTATCCACCAATTTAGGCAATCTGCTGGACACGTTTTACAAGCCCACCTTAAAAGACTGGAAAACAGGAAAAACAAAAATCTGCCATCTGGCAACCGAATTTTTTTCTGATCAGGCTGTTGTTCATTCCGTCATTAAACGGCAAATACAAACTGCAAAAAATTTTGAATTGTTTCAGGATAATCAGGCTCCCACTCCGGATGCACTCACATTAAAATTGGCAGCGGATGAAAATGGATTGTACAGTTCACAAGCCATTATTGATTTTGTAAAGCAACACGCTCATGAAATCCAGGTATTGCACTTATCGGATCTGGTCTTTAATACAGGACAGCGTCTTAATCTTGCCGCTATTTTAGCGGAACTGAAAAAGACCATCGAAGAAAACCACATTATCGTGGGCCTTGATTTAGCCCACACCGCAGGCAATCGCTCCATTGACCTTAAAAAACTTGAGATAGTCACTTATGCTGTAGGCTGTAGTTATAAACATTGCAGCGGCACGGCCGGCAGTCCTTTTGGTATTTATGTTAACCAAAACACGGACCTCAATGCGTATCCTCCAATCCAGGGCTGGAAAGCCGCTGAGTCCGGAAAAGTGTTTAGCTGTATTAACGGCTTCACACCGGCCATCATGGCAACAAAGGGGGCTAAGGCTTTTCGGACAAGCAATGCGTCTCCTGTCACCTTGGCCCCTATTCAAACCTATGTCAAAACCATGTCTGCCATTGGGTGGGATAAATTAATGGCCAAGTCGGAATGCCTCACCCTCTACCTGCTCGCGCTTCTCAAGAAGCATTTGGGGGATACGATTCAACTGATCACCCCTGAACAGCCCGAAGAGCGAGGGGCTACCATTGTATTTCGCATTAAGGGACTTAAAAATGTCAGCCTTGTGGAAGAGGAATTGAAAAAACCAAGCTCGCTGGGTCAGTTTGAAGTGGACACCAGACCCCCCAATAATATTCGTATCACGGCCCATTACGGCTACATCGGGTTTAGCGATATTCAAAAGATGACCCTGCGACTTAAGGAAGTCGTGGCTCAGGTCCTTGAGGCGGAGGCGAAAGTGGCAAGTTCTCTCAGTAAAGTCGGTTTATTTCATGAGGTAAAACCGACTTCTTCATCGGATGAAGTTAAGCAACCCGGTAACTCGCCCGTTAACCATTAA